A portion of the Microbulbifer agarilyticus genome contains these proteins:
- a CDS encoding peptidyl-prolyl cis-trans isomerase has protein sequence MIRKIIKEPLLHFAVIGGLVFALYALAPGDTVIGEKQIAVSAQDIERHVALFERKWQRLPTANELSALLENDIREEIFYREALALGLDRDDALVRRRLAQKMEFISADIAQMRRPSDEELQTYLDSNPTTFTAQARYHFDQVYLDPARRYSNANVLELLGQLRAAAAVDHRQFSDPIMLPARLEDTDSQTIDRTFGEGFAAALANAPTGQWHGPIQSSYGMHLVRISSHQPSRNAKLAEVRDAVEGAWRQAERKQAQAALYQSLRAQYQVLVPEAAHHLLAPVEVKVEVAAE, from the coding sequence ATGATCAGAAAAATAATCAAAGAGCCACTGCTGCATTTCGCTGTTATCGGCGGGCTGGTGTTCGCGCTCTATGCGCTGGCACCGGGCGATACAGTCATTGGGGAAAAGCAGATCGCTGTCTCCGCGCAGGACATTGAGCGGCATGTGGCACTGTTCGAGCGCAAATGGCAGCGGCTTCCCACCGCCAACGAACTCTCCGCGCTGTTGGAAAATGATATTCGCGAAGAGATCTTCTACCGGGAGGCGCTGGCACTCGGGCTGGATCGTGATGACGCACTAGTGCGACGCCGGCTCGCGCAAAAAATGGAATTCATTTCTGCCGATATCGCACAAATGCGCCGGCCCAGCGACGAAGAGCTGCAAACCTATCTGGACAGCAACCCCACCACGTTTACCGCGCAAGCGCGCTACCACTTCGATCAGGTCTACCTGGATCCCGCTCGCCGCTACAGCAATGCAAATGTACTGGAACTACTTGGGCAATTGCGCGCGGCAGCAGCCGTGGATCACCGCCAGTTCAGTGACCCAATCATGCTGCCGGCCCGGCTCGAGGATACCGACAGCCAGACAATCGACCGCACCTTTGGCGAGGGCTTTGCCGCTGCACTGGCCAATGCACCCACCGGCCAGTGGCACGGTCCCATCCAGTCCAGCTACGGCATGCACCTGGTGCGGATCTCCAGCCACCAGCCAAGCCGCAATGCCAAGCTGGCCGAGGTACGCGATGCAGTGGAAGGGGCCTGGCGACAGGCAGAGCGCAAGCAGGCACAAGCGGCACTCTACCAATCACTGCGTGCGCAATATCAGGTATTGGTACCGGAGGCTGCGCATCACTTGCTAGCGCCGGTTGAGGTGAAAGTTGAGGTCGCGGCCGAATGA